A region of the Cupriavidus taiwanensis genome:
GGTCGTCCTCGATGCGCCGGCACTCGGTGAACTCGCGCTCAGCCTCTACCTGCCGCAGCGCACCGCGATCGAATCGTTCCATTGGGATGGCCGCCAGACCGCGTGGCTGGCTGCGGGCAACGCGATCGCGCAGGCCATGCTGGCTGCGCCGCAGGCGTTCAGCGCGCGGGTCCTGCTGAGCGAGGTGCAGGTCGAAGCCGCGACGGGGGCCGGTGCCGTAGTCGCGATCGGCGATTCGATCACCGAAGGCAACGGCTCCACGCCCGACACCAACCGGCGCTGGCCGGACTTGCTGGCGCAGCGGCTGGCCGGCGACGGTGTGGCCGTGCTCAACGCCGGCATCTCCGGCGGCCGGCTGCTGCGCGACGGCATGGGCGTGTCCGCGCTGGCGCGGCTGGACCGCGACGTGCTGAGCCAGCCGCATGTCCGCACCGTGATCGCGGCCATCGGCATCAACGATATCGCCTGGCCGGGCTCGACCTTCGCGCCACACGACGCCGTGCCGCAGGCCGGCGAACTGATCGAGGGCTACCGGCGCCTGATCGCCCGCGCGCATGCGCGCGGCGTGCGCGTGATCGGCGCCACCATCACGCCGTTTGCCGGCGCGTTACGCGACACGCCGATCCGCGGCTATGACAGCGCGGGCAAGGAAGCCGTGCGGCTGGCGGTCAACCACTGGATCCGCCATGGCGGCGCGTTCGACGCGGTGGTGGATTTCGACGCGGCCGTGCGCGACCCTGCCCGCCCGCAGGCGCTGCTGCCGACCTTCGACAGCGGCGACCACCTGCATCCCGGCGACGCCGGCTATCGCGCCATGGCGGCGCAGTTCGACCTGAGCCTGCCCGCGCTTGCCGGTCAGTCGCGCTCCGGCGCGCCCGGCGGGAACAGCGGGCGATAGGGCCGCGCCTCGTCCACCGCGCGCGCAAACGACGGCCGCGCCAGCAGCCGTTGGCGATAGGCGCGCACGTTGCCGCATGACGGCGGAATCGGCTGCACCCAGTCCGCATAGAACAGCGATGGCGCAGCGGCGCAGTCCGCCAGCGTGAAGGCATCGCCCGCGGCCCATTGCCGCGCCGCCAGTTCGGTCTCCAGCCACGCATAGGCCGAGTCCAGCAGCTTGCGGTACTCGGCCACGCCATAGGGATCGCGGTTCGCTTCGGGACGCAAGTAATCGGCCACGATACGCTGCATCGGCGTCATCACGTACTGGTCGAAGAAGCGGTCGAGCAGGCGCACCCGCAGCGCGGCGTCGGGCGACTCCGGCAGCCAGCGCACCGGGCCGCGGTGATGCTGGTCCAGGTATTCGATGATGATGCTGGACTCGAACACCGCGCGGCCGTCATCGACCAGCATCGGCATGCGCCGCAGCGGCCAGTGCCTGCCGAGCTCGTCCATGTGCTGCGCGTGGTCGGGCGACAGCATGCGGAATTCGAAAGGAATCGCGTTCTCGTACAACGCCACGATAACCTTCTGGCAATAGGACGAAAACGGGTGCGCGTACAGCTCCATCGTGATCTCCGGTGGTGAACATGTGCGGTAAGGCTGGAGCCCCGGCGAGCGGGGCTAGCGCTGCGCGGCGAAGCGATCGGTTGCGGCAAGCAGCTGGTCCATGATGCCCGGCTCGGTCCATGCATGGCCGGCGCCTTCGATCAGGTGGAACTCCGCCTGCGGCCACGCCTGGTGCAGCGCGTAGGCATAGCGCGCCGGGCACGGCATGTCATAGCGGCCATGCACGATCACGCCCGGGATTTCGGCCAGCTTGTGCGCGTCGCGCAGCAGCTGCCCCTCCTCCAGCCAGCAACGGTGCGTGAAGTAGTGGTTCTCCAGCCTGGCGAAGGCCAGCGCGAAGTGCCCGTCGTCATGCCTGGCGCTGTTCCCTGCATCCGGCAGCAAGGTAATGGTCTCGCCTTCCCACACGCTCCAGGCGCGGGCCGCCTCCACCTGCTTGTCGGGGTCGGGGCCGGTCAGCAGCTTGCGGTAGGCCGCCATCATGTTGCCGCGCTCGGCCTCGGGCACCGGCGCCTGGAAGCGCGCCCACTTGTCGGGGAACATCTCGGACACGCCGTACTGGTAGTACCAGTCCAGTTCCGCCTGCGACACCGTGTAGATGCCGCGCAGCACCAGCTCGCTCACGCGCTGCGGGTGCTTCTGCGCATAGGCCAGCGCCAGCGTCGAGCCCCACGAGCCGCCGAACACCAGCCAGCGCTCCACGCCCGCCAGCACGCGCAGCCGCTCGATATCGTCGACCAGGTGCCAGGTCGTGTTGGCCTCCAGCCCCGCATGCGGCGTAGAGCACCCGCAGCCACGCTGGTCGAACAGCAGCACGTCGTAGCGCGCCGGATCGAACAGCCGCCGGTGGTCCGGCGCAATGCCGCCGCCGGGCCCGCCATGCAGGAACACCGCGGGCTTGGCGCCCGGCGTGCCCACGCGCTCGTAGTAGACGACATGCCCGTCGCCAACATCCAGCGTGCCGGTTTCATAGGGCTCGATTTCGGGATAGAGGGTGCGCAAGGCGGGCATGGGCGGGTCTCCGGATTCGGGAGGCACAGTGTACGCCGGCGGTGGACACCCTGGTCTGTGCCAAGGCTAGCGCGCAAACACCCCCATCACCCAATCCCGCAGCAACCGCGTAGCCGGACGCTGCGCCGCCCGCTCGCTGTAGACCAGGTCATAGCGAAAGCTCTCCAGCGACAGTTCAAAAGGCTGCACCAGCGCGCCGGACGCCAGTTCCTCGGCCACCAGCGTAAGGCTGAGCAGGCCCACGCCCTGTCCGGCGATGGTGGCCTGCACGGCGTGGATCTCGTCGGTAAAGCGCAGGCCGGCCTGCGAATCGGCCACGTCGACGCCGGCCTGCGCCAGCCACCGGTGCCATACCGGCGCGCGCGCGTCATCGCGCGCGGCGGCGCCCCATTCGAAGTGGATCAGCGTGGCGTGCTCCAGGTCATGCATGGATGCCAGTTTCAGGGCGGGGCTGCAAACCGGCGCAAAGCGGTCGCGGAACAGCGGCTCGACCACCAGGCCCGGATAGCTGCCGCTGCCGTAGCGGATCGCCGCGTCCGCATCGTGGTCCAGGTCGACGATCTGGTCCGAGGCATCGAGGCGCAGCGTCCAGTCCGGATGCGCTGTGCGGAACTGGCCGGCAAGCGGTGCCAGCCGCCTGGCCATGAACGCCACTGTCGACGTCAGCGTCGCCACGTGCGGGCGGCCGCTGCGCTGCACCGCCTGCACGGCGCGCTCCATGCCATCGAGGCCGTCCCGCACCGCGGGGAACAGCTGGTGCCCGGCCGCCGTCAGCCGCACCTTGCGGGTCTGGCGCTCGAACAGACGCACGCCCAGGCTCTCTTCCAGCGCGCGCATCTGGTGGCTGATGGCCGTCGGCGTGACGTGCAGTTCGTCGGCGGCGTGCTTGAAGCTGGCGCGGCGGGCGGCGGCTTCGAAGGCGCGCAGGGCGCCGAGCGGAGGCAGTTTGCGCAAGGGTTCTCCATGGATGAATCCATCTCATGCATCGACTGAAAAGCGACCATTTGTCGCGGTCGATGCCGGCTCCGATACTTGGCATGCCGGCTGACCCGAAAGACGATCAGCCGAAAACAAGGTGAATTTTACTAAATCACTACCGGAGTCCGCGATGCACCTGCAACAAGTCCACACCCAACCCGATCCCTATGCCCCCTACCTGCTGTCGCAAGCCATCCGGGCTGGCAACCTGCTGTTCGTATCCGGCCAGGCCGGGGTTGGCGACGACGGCGCCATCGTCGGCCGCTGCGACTTCGACGCGCAGGCCGAGCAGGCGTTCAGCAACCTCAGGCGTGCCCTGCAGGCGGGCGGCTCGGGGCTGGACCGCGTAGCCAAGGTCACGATCTTCCTGACGTCGATGGAATACTTCCCGAAGATCGTCGCGCTGCGGCGCAAGTGGTTTTCCGCGCCCTATCCGGCCGATACCATCGTCGAGGTCTCGGCCCTGTATTCGCCGGACGCGATGATCGAGATCGAAGCCATCGCGCTGACGGCGGAGGGCGCGCAATGACCACGCCCGCCGCGTCTTCGCTGTTCGATACGCCGGCGCTGAACGGCGTGCCGCTGCGCAACCGCCTGGTGGTGGCGCCGATGACGCGCATCAGCGCAACCGATGGCGGCGTCCCCACCGGGGCCATGTGCCGCTACTACGAGGGCTTTGCCCGCGGCGGCTTTGGCCTGATCGTCAGCGAGGGCATCTATACCGACCGCGCCTATGCGCAGGGCTATGCCGGCCAGCCGGGGCTGACCGACGCGCAGCAGGCGCAGGGCTGGCGCGGGATCGTGGCCGCGGTCCACCAGGCCGGCGGGCGCATGGTCGCGCAACTGATGCATGCGGGGGCGCTGTCGCAGGCCAACCGCTTCCGCGACGATACGGTGGGGCCCTCGGCCGTGCAGCCCAGGGGCCGGCAGCTGACAGCGTATGGCGGCACGGGCGCCTTCCGCGTGCCGCGCGCGATGGACGAGTCAGAGATCCTGCAGGCCATCGACGGCTTTGCGCAAGCGGCGCGGCGCGCGCGCGAGGCCGGCTTCGACGGCGTGGAGATCCACGGCGCCAACGGCTACCTGCTCGACCAGTTCCTCAACGGCCATACCAACCAGCGCCAGGATGCCTGGGGCGGCGGCATCGCGCAGCGCATGCGCCTGCTGCTGGAAACGATCCGCGCGGTGCGCGCGGCGGTGGGGAGCGATGTCGTCGTCGGCGTGCGCATCTCGCAGGCCAAGGTCAATGACTTCACCTACCAGTGGCCCGAAAGCACAGAGGGTGCGGCCGCGGTGTTTGCCGGCATTGCGGCCAGCGGCGTCGACTACCTTCATGTGACCGAGCATGAAGCCTGGCAGCCTGCCTTCGCTGACGGCGACGCGTCGCTGGTGCAGCACGCCCGGCGCGCGGCGCCGGGCCTGGCCATCGTCGCCAACGGCGGCCTGGCGGATCCGGTGCGCGCGGCCGGCATGCTCGAACAAGGCGCGACGCTGGTCGCGCTCGGACGCGGGGCGCTGGCGAATCCGGACTGGCCGGCGCGGGTGCGTGCGGGAGAACCGGTGCGGCCGTTCGATGCCGCGGTACTGGCGCCGCTGGCCGGCATCAAGGACGCGGAACTGGCGCTGCGCGAAGCACCGGCAGCGTTGGCGGGGCTGACGCCTGACCGCCCTACCGCCCCGCGTGGTCCCGGCGCCAGTTGGCCGGCGCGGTGCCGAACTGCGCCGAGAACCAGCGCGTGAAGGCACTGGCCGAGCCATAGCCGAGCAGCTGCGACACGCGCAGCAGTGAGTAGCGCGGATTCTCGACATAGCGTCGCGCCAGCTCGCGCCGCACGTCGTTGAGGATGCCCGTGAAGGTCTCGCCCGCGTCGTCGAGCTGGCGCTGCATGGTGCGCAGGCTCAGGCCCAGGCCCTCGGCCACGGCATCGCAGGTGGCGCGGCCCATCGGCAGCATCAGGTAGATGGCGGCGCGCACTTCGTGGCCGATGGATTGGGGGTTGGCGCGCGGCAGGGTATCGATGAACTGCTGCGCATAACGCGCCATGACGGGATCCGCGCCCGGGTTGGGCGCGTCGAGGTCGGCGGCGCGGCAGACGATGCCATTGCAGTCCGCATTGAACTCCAGCGGGCAGCCGAACAGCCGGCG
Encoded here:
- a CDS encoding SGNH/GDSL hydrolase family protein — its product is MFSDLRFLRRVAALTLAGAIAGSAALASPVQDRAWLTSWMASQQPVWQPDALPLPTGMPAVLADQTVRQVVRLSVGGQRLRVVLSNPYGRQPLVVGATQLAPHAGGGRIDLADSRAVTFGGSATVTIPAGQSVASDAVVLDAPALGELALSLYLPQRTAIESFHWDGRQTAWLAAGNAIAQAMLAAPQAFSARVLLSEVQVEAATGAGAVVAIGDSITEGNGSTPDTNRRWPDLLAQRLAGDGVAVLNAGISGGRLLRDGMGVSALARLDRDVLSQPHVRTVIAAIGINDIAWPGSTFAPHDAVPQAGELIEGYRRLIARAHARGVRVIGATITPFAGALRDTPIRGYDSAGKEAVRLAVNHWIRHGGAFDAVVDFDAAVRDPARPQALLPTFDSGDHLHPGDAGYRAMAAQFDLSLPALAGQSRSGAPGGNSGR
- a CDS encoding glutathione S-transferase family protein; the protein is MELYAHPFSSYCQKVIVALYENAIPFEFRMLSPDHAQHMDELGRHWPLRRMPMLVDDGRAVFESSIIIEYLDQHHRGPVRWLPESPDAALRVRLLDRFFDQYVMTPMQRIVADYLRPEANRDPYGVAEYRKLLDSAYAWLETELAARQWAAGDAFTLADCAAAPSLFYADWVQPIPPSCGNVRAYRQRLLARPSFARAVDEARPYRPLFPPGAPERD
- the pip gene encoding prolyl aminopeptidase; the protein is MPALRTLYPEIEPYETGTLDVGDGHVVYYERVGTPGAKPAVFLHGGPGGGIAPDHRRLFDPARYDVLLFDQRGCGCSTPHAGLEANTTWHLVDDIERLRVLAGVERWLVFGGSWGSTLALAYAQKHPQRVSELVLRGIYTVSQAELDWYYQYGVSEMFPDKWARFQAPVPEAERGNMMAAYRKLLTGPDPDKQVEAARAWSVWEGETITLLPDAGNSARHDDGHFALAFARLENHYFTHRCWLEEGQLLRDAHKLAEIPGVIVHGRYDMPCPARYAYALHQAWPQAEFHLIEGAGHAWTEPGIMDQLLAATDRFAAQR
- a CDS encoding LysR substrate-binding domain-containing protein; the encoded protein is MRKLPPLGALRAFEAAARRASFKHAADELHVTPTAISHQMRALEESLGVRLFERQTRKVRLTAAGHQLFPAVRDGLDGMERAVQAVQRSGRPHVATLTSTVAFMARRLAPLAGQFRTAHPDWTLRLDASDQIVDLDHDADAAIRYGSGSYPGLVVEPLFRDRFAPVCSPALKLASMHDLEHATLIHFEWGAAARDDARAPVWHRWLAQAGVDVADSQAGLRFTDEIHAVQATIAGQGVGLLSLTLVAEELASGALVQPFELSLESFRYDLVYSERAAQRPATRLLRDWVMGVFAR
- a CDS encoding RidA family protein, with product MHLQQVHTQPDPYAPYLLSQAIRAGNLLFVSGQAGVGDDGAIVGRCDFDAQAEQAFSNLRRALQAGGSGLDRVAKVTIFLTSMEYFPKIVALRRKWFSAPYPADTIVEVSALYSPDAMIEIEAIALTAEGAQ
- a CDS encoding oxidoreductase, translated to MTTPAASSLFDTPALNGVPLRNRLVVAPMTRISATDGGVPTGAMCRYYEGFARGGFGLIVSEGIYTDRAYAQGYAGQPGLTDAQQAQGWRGIVAAVHQAGGRMVAQLMHAGALSQANRFRDDTVGPSAVQPRGRQLTAYGGTGAFRVPRAMDESEILQAIDGFAQAARRAREAGFDGVEIHGANGYLLDQFLNGHTNQRQDAWGGGIAQRMRLLLETIRAVRAAVGSDVVVGVRISQAKVNDFTYQWPESTEGAAAVFAGIAASGVDYLHVTEHEAWQPAFADGDASLVQHARRAAPGLAIVANGGLADPVRAAGMLEQGATLVALGRGALANPDWPARVRAGEPVRPFDAAVLAPLAGIKDAELALREAPAALAGLTPDRPTAPRGPGASWPARCRTAPRTSA